In a genomic window of Cynocephalus volans isolate mCynVol1 chromosome 1, mCynVol1.pri, whole genome shotgun sequence:
- the CRYBA2 gene encoding beta-crystallin A2 has protein sequence MSSAPAPGPAPACLTLWDEEDFQGRHCRLLSDCANVGERGGLRRVRSVKVENGTWVGFEYPDFQGQQFILEKGDYPRWSAWSGSSGHHSDQLLSFRPVLCANHSDSRVTLFEGDNFQGCKFELSDDYPSLPSMGWASKDVGSLKVSSGAWVAYQYPGYRGYQYVLERDRHSGEFRSYSEFGTQAHTGQLQSIRRVQH, from the exons ATGAGTAGCGCCCCAGCGCCGGGCCCCGCGCCCGCCTGCCTCACGCTCTGGGACGAGGAAGACTTCCAGGGCCGTCACTGCCGGCTGCTGAGCGACTGCGCCAACGTCGGCGAGCGCGGAGGCCTGCGCAGGGTGCGCTCGGTCAAGGTGGAAAACGGCAC TTGGGTGGGCTTTGAGTACCCCGACTTCCAGGGACAGCAGTTCATTCTGGAGAAAGGGGACTATCCTCGCTGGAGCGCCTGGAGCGGCAGTAGCGGCCACCACAGCGACCAGCTGTTGTCCTTCCGGCCAGTGCTCTGTGCG AACCACAGTGACAGCCGTGTGACACTGTTTGAGGGGGACAACTTCCAGGGCTGCAAGTTTGAACTCAGTGATGACTACCCATCCTTGCCCTCCATGGGCTGGGCCAGCAAGGATGTGGGTTCCCTCAAAGTCAGCTCTGGAGC GTGGGTGGCCTACCAGTACCCAGGCTACCGAGGCTACCAGTATGTATTGGAGAGGGACCGGCACAGCGGGGAGTTCCGTAGCTACAGCGAGTTTGGCACACAGGCCCACACTGGGCAGCTGCAATCCATTCGGAGAGTCCAGCACTAG